The genomic DNA TCAGTTTTGCGTTTGCCGATTGTAAGGATGCGCTGGTGGCCACGGGCACCACATTGACGCGGGCTTTGGCGATGGGGGGTGGCGCGAATTCCGATCACTGGCTGTCGATGCTGGCGAGCACGATTAACATTCCGCTCGACGTGCCAAAGGCGGGCGATTTTGGTGCGGCACTGGGTGCGGCACGCCTTGGTATGATGGCGGGTGTGGGGGCCGGGATCGAGGTCGCGATGCAGCCACCCCTTGCCAAAACGGTTGAACCGGACGCCGCACTTATCGCGGCGATGGCAGAAGGCCACGCCCGTTACAAACAAGCTTATCGTGTTTTGAAGGACCTGTGATCTGGCCGACCTTTTCCACGCCGACGTTTTCACCATTCGGCGCTAAATGGCGCTGTCTTAGGGCGTCGGGCAGAGTTTGCTCAATCGCAACGTTGGGAGTGGTTGATAGGCTAATATGCACCCACAGAGGTGCCAGATGAAACGCGACCGCATGGACGACCCTGATTTACCACTTGAGGCGCTGATGACCCAGTGGCCAGACACGATACCGGTGTTCGTGCGTCATAAAATGCTTTGTGTTGGATGTCAGGTGTCCCCATTTCACACGGTCATCGATGCCTGCGCTGAATATGGGCTGGACGTTGATGTGTTTTACGCGGAACTGGCGTCGTCGGTCAGACCTTTCCACCGGACAGAACAACGATCTGGTGGTGATCGCGCACGATAATGCGTTTGCGCCCGCTTTCAATAAAGCCCTGTTTTCCCCACGCGCTCATCATGCGGCTGACTGTGTGTAGCGTCGTGCCTGTCATTTCGGAGATATCCTGACGGGTGATTGGAAAATCAATCTCAATCCCAAGATCCACCTTGCGGCCTGTCTGGTTGATCAGGCGCAGCAAGGCGCAGGCGATGCGTTGTTCGACCTGCTGGGTGGCCATTTCGACGATGCGGTTGTTCATCTCAGCAATGCGGGTGCCCAGGGTCTGGTAGGTTTCAGTCGCGAAGCCGTCGTATTGCGCGATAAAACCTTCCCACAGCCGTGTGGGCCAAGACAGTGCGATTGAATCTGTGGCTGCAATGGCTGTTGCAGGATAGGTGTTGCGGCCCAGCGCCTTGGCGATGCCAAACAACTGCCCGCTTGGGATGTGCAGGACGATAACCTGTTCCCCGTCCGCCGTGATCCGTACAACGCGGATGTAGCCATCCAGAAGCAGATAGAACCGATCCGCGTCGTGGCCTTCTTCAAAAACTGACACACCGGCCGCGTAACGGCGTGAACTGGCAAGGTCCAATATCGTGCGGATTTGTTTTGGGTCCAATTTTGAGAATGGCGGAACTGCGTTTAGCAGGCTTTCGTCCAACCGGCCGTAAGTGCTGGGGCGCTTTGCTTTTTTCATAGCGCTGACTTTGGCACGGACGCGCGGCTGCTGCTACGCGAATTGATCCAGATCAGCATAATACCCCATTCTTGTTGTTCCATCGCAATAAGTGCCACCGCGAGAGGGCGGGATAGGACCATGAACAAGCAATTTGACCCAGGTCTTACACAGACCAGCCGCCGCAACGTTTTGCGCGGAACTGTTCTTGCTGGTGCCGCCGCCATGACGGGTGCCGCTGCGATGGCCATGCCGCGTCGCGCTGCTGTTCCAAACGCGCAACCGCCGGTCGCACGCTTTCTCCAAGCTGAAGTACAGGCACAAGTCGAGGCCGCCCCCGTCGATCTGTCGGGCTATACCCGTGTGAAACAAGACCTCGTCGCGCCGCCGTTTGCGCCTGTGCATGAACAGGTCGCAACAGGTGGGCCCAAGCTGATCGAAATCAACTTGGAAACCACCGAACGTTTGATGGTCGTGGACGAAGACACCGGCGCCAGCATCTGGGCGTTGACCTATAACGGGTCCGTCCCCGGCCCGCTGATTATTTGCCATGAGGGCGATATGATTGAGCTGACCCTGCGCAACCCTGTTGGCAGCATGATGGAACACAACATCGACTTCCACGCCTCCACAGGTGCGCTTGGGGGTGGTGGTTTAACCCACGTTTTCCCTGGTGAAGAAACTGTGCTGCGCTGGAAAGCCACGAAGCCGGGCTGCTTTACCTATCACTGCGCCCCCGGCGGTGCGATGATCGCCTACCACGTTTGCCACGGCATGAATGGTGCTGTGATGGTGCTGCCCCGCGACGGGTTGAAAGACGTCGACGGCAACCCGCTGCCCTACGACAGCATCGCCTATATCGGGGAGCAGGACTATTACCTGCCGATGGATGAATTCGGTGATTACAAGACCTATGAGGCCGCTGGCGAAGACTATGCCGACAGCCTTGATGCCATGCGCAGGCTGACACCGACTCATAGTGTGTTCAATGGCGCGGTTGGGGCCCTAACGGGCGAAAACGCCCTGACAGCCACTGTCGGTGATACCGTGTTGATGATCCACAATCAGTCCAACCGCGATTCGCGGCCGCACCTGATCGGCGGTCACGGTGACTACGTTTGGGAAACATCGTTCAGCACGCCACCCCTGACGGGGGTCGAAACATGGTTCGTGCGTGGCGGCACCGCGATGGCGTCGATGTATACCTTCAAGCAACCCGGTGTTTACGCCTATGTAAATCACAACCTGATCGAGGCGGTTCTTCTTGGCGCCACCGCACACTTTGTGGTCGAAGGAGAATGGGACAACGCGCTGATGGAACAGGTCGTGGCGCCGCATAGCTTTGAGGCCTGATAGGACACCATCATGACATTCGCCATCGCTGATAAGGCAAGCCGTGACCATGTGTTCCCTTCGTGGTTGGCTGTCTTGCTGGCGGTGGCGGTTCTGATCGGGGTCGCGCTACATGCCCACGGCCCCGATTTTGTTGTTCAGCATGTGATGGCACAAAGCCCTGTAGTTTTGCCCGATGGCACGTCGCTGTATGTGCAGAAATATGAAGTTACCGTAGCTGAATGGAACGTCTGTCACGTCGCAGGTATTTGCACGTTGGCCCTGCGTGCTGCAGGCAATCGAAGCGAGGCCACAACGCCCGCGACAGGGCTGTCGTTTGACGACGTCGCGCAATACGTCAGGTGGATCAACACGGCGACGGGCCGCAATTACCGTTTGCCGACCTTGCTGGAATGGGAATTTATGGCGGCTGAGGTTTTGCCGCCCACACCTGATCCGGTTTTCACCGATCCGGACCTGACATGGGCATCCAGCTATTTGCTGGAACCACAGACAAATCGCGCCCTGCGTACGCAAGGGACATTCGACACGACCTCCCAAGGTATTGTCGATCTGAACGGCAGCGTCTGGGAATGGACCATGGAGTGTTACGCGGGTGCGGCAGGCGGCCAATCGTCGCCAGACCGCTGTCCTGCATTCTATGTCGGCGGCGAACATATCGCCGTTATGTCGTTTTTAATCCGTGATCCTGCGCGTGGCGGTTGCGCCGTTGGAACCCCGCCAGCGCATCTTGGCATGCAGCTGGTTTCAGATCGCGCGTTTTAGGTGCAGATCCGGTGCGTGACGTTTGTGGTCTTCAATCCATCGCGAAAGTCACTGAAAAAGTCGCGCCGTTCATCGGCATCTTTTATGTCGGCGCGGCGTTGATCGTTCTGATCGTTGCCGTGATCCAAGGTTTCAAATGGGTGGCCTTTTGCGTTGGTGGCTATTGATGGCTTTGGTCAGGGGTGCGTGGCCAGGTGCAGCACACCGGACGTCGAAATTGGCAGTGTTAAGCCTGCTTTGATCGCGGTAACAGGTTGGCAACGACGGGCCGACCCTGCGTCCGTGATTTAGAAAGCCCGCACACAGATGTCTGATCCGCGCATGAAACTGGTCCTGGTGACGCCTGAAATTCCGTACAATACCGGTGCGATTGGTCGGACCTGTGTGGCACTGGAGCTGGAACTGATCCTGATCAAACCTTACGGGTTCTCACTGGACGAAAAGGCGGTGCGGCGCGCCGGACAGGATTACTGGAAACATGTTCAGCTTTGCGAATATGACACTTGGCAAGGTTTTATGGATGATCGAAATCCACCGCGTGACAGTCTGTATTTCTTTGAAGAACACGGTGCGCAAAGCGTTTATGCGCCAGACTATCAACATGATGCTTATTTGGTCTTCGGGTGCGAATCTAAAGGCCTTCCGGCAACGGTTTTGAATGGCATGGACGACCGTGTCTTTCATTTGCCGATGCGCAATCCGCTTGTGCGATCCCTTAATTTGGCAAACGTGGCCACGGCGGTTATCTATCAGGCGATGCGTACACAGCTGGGCGGTTGAGGTCTGATCGTCACCTGCTTTGACCGTAAAAAGACACGACATTGAGAGTCAGGTGCCTGAATAGTAGGCACGCGGTAGATAAAGCGGCGCTAAAGCGAGCATATCGAACGCATCCACGTCAAATAGAAATGCTGCAGTTGCAAACGATGCGCTGGGCGTGGACGTTAGCCTTGCCTCAAGCATTGAGGCGATGAGTGCCACGCGAGGGCGTGATCGTGGAAGAAAACAACCCTCGCATGGCTGCAACAATAAGCTGCGGCAATTTGAATATCATGATGATCACGCCAAGAATAGGCGGCATTTTGGTGCGACCCGCAGGTGAACATTAATGGGGGACGTATCCTTGAAACTGTCGAAAAACCTACTGTCTACACTGTCGGTAACCACGCTGATTGCTGCAGGTTCCGGCGCCGTTGCGCAAGACTGCACCATCAAAGTTGGCGTTCTGCATTCGCTGTCCGGCACCATGGCGATTTCCGAAACGACACTGGCTGATACGATGCAGATGCTCGTTGAGGGTCAAAACGAAGCCGGCGGCCTGTTGGGCTGCAACCTTGAGGCCGTCGTTGTTGACCCTGCGTCCGATTGGCCACTGTTTGCGGAAAAAACCCGTGAACTTCTGACCGTAGAAGAGGTCGATGTGATTTTTGGCGCGTGGACGTCTGTGTCACGTAAGTCTGCGCTGCCGGTGCTCGAAGAACTCAATGGATTGATGTTCTACCCTGTTCAATATGAGGGTGAAGAATCGTCACGCAACGTTTTCTATACCGGTGCCGCACCAAACCAACAGGCCATTCCGGCTGTCGATTACTTTCTCGAAGAGTTGGGCGTAGAGCAATTTGCGCTTTTGGGGACTGATTATGTCTATCCTCGCACCACCAATAACATCTTGGAGTCTTACCTGATCGAAAAGGGTATCGCGCCAGAAAACATCTTCGTTAACTATACGCCGTTCGGTCAGTCTGACTGGGCGACGATTGTATCTGATGTGGTGGCGTTGGGTGCGGGTGGCAATCAGGTTGGTGTGATTTCGACGATCAACGGCGATGCGAACGTGGGTTTTTATAAAGAACTCGCCGCCGCCGGGGTGTCTGCGGATGACATTCCTGTCGTCGCGTTCTCTGTCGGTGAGGAAGAATTGTCAGGCTTTGACACATCCGAACTGGTTGGCCATCTGGCGGCATGGAACTACTTTATGTCGGCAGATACCGAGGCCAACGCAGCGTTTATCGCACAGTGGCAGGCCTACACGGGGGATGATACCCGCGTGACCAATGACCCGATGGAGGCGCATTACATCGGCTTTAACATGTGGATCAATGCTGCGACTGAGGCCGGATCGGTTGATGTCGATGCGGTTCGTGCCGCGATGTACGGTCAGGAATTCCCGAACCTGACAGGTGGTACGGCAGTCATGCTGCCCAACCACCACCTGTCGAAGCCTGTACTGATTGGTGAAATCACCGCCGACGGTCAGTTCGATATCATCAGCCAGACGGCTGAGGTTGAGGGCGATGCATGGACCGACTTCCTGCCAGATTCCGCCGTTCTGATATCAGATTGGAAAGACCTAGGTTGTGGGATGTACAACACTGAAACAGAGACCTGTATTCAGCTGACGTCTAATTACTAAGCTGCTGATTATTGGATGCGGGCGGGGCCTGATGCCCCGCCCGCGTTTAAATTACGTCCAAGATATCCCTATGAAAGAGGACCGTGATGCGGCACCTAATGCTCGTCTGCCTTTGCCTATTTTTTGGGGCTCCTGTGGCCCACGCCCAATTGCTTCAATCTGTGCTGAAAGACAATGCTGACGCTGTTGCCAACCCGTCGCGCAGCACGGTTGACGCAGTTATCAGCGCACTGGCGGATGCAGCCGCAGATGGTGTCCCTACTTTTCTTGAGGATTGGCGCGACAAGGCGATCTGGATGCGGATTGACGACGGTGTCTTCTTTCGCGCGGTGCAGGATGGCGATGGGCTGACCCTGACCGATCTGGACAGCGCTGCGCAGACGGCGGTTGCTGATGATGACGGTTTTGATCAAATCAGACCCAACGCAGGGGTGCGACGCGTCATCAACGCCGCGCTTGTGCAATTCCAATTGTCAGACGCGGATGTGACCCGCCGTATTGCCGCCCTTGACGCGATCAGCCGCGATCCGGCCGCGGACCAGCTTGTCCCACTGCGTGTTTCCATTCCTGATGAACCTGACGCCCTGATACTTGCGCGCAAGATCCAGCTTGAACGTCAATTGGCGGCGCGGTTTGACGCGGATGCGAGCGTGCGTATCGCCGCGATTGCCGATCTGTCCGGTGATCTGAGCGTTGAGGTTCGTGGTGTTATCAGTCAGATTCTGACTGCACGCCAGTTCGTTGGTAGATCAATTCCCGAGGGCACCAACGTTGCGCAAATTCTGTCCATCGGGGACGATCTGGATGAAGCTGAGGCCTATCAATTGTTGGTCGCTGCGGATCTTGCGCCTGCGACGGTCACGCCGGACGATATTGTTGCGACCCTCACGGCGCAGATAGAAAGCGGGATGGTGGCAGGCGTCGATGTGTCAACGCTGGGCACGGACGCCGCCCGCATCGCGGCCTACAGCACGCTTGTTGTGAGTGGCGATGCCGCGCCGTTCATCCTCCCCGAAGATCGCGCGTCAGCACTTGAGGCACATACATTCTACCGCGCCTACAGTGAGGTAAACGGCGATATTACCGCCGCTGCTGAGGATGCAGAGGCCGCGATTTCCACGCAACTTGGTGTGGGGAAAACCCTTGATCTGACGTTGGACGCGCTGTCGCTTGCGTCGATCTATTTTTTGGCGGCGATTGGCCTTGCGATCACATTCGGGGTCATGGGCGTCATCAATATGGCGCACGGTGAATTCATCATGATGGGCGCCTACACTGGCTTTGTGGTGCAGCAAATTGTGCCCGATTATACGCTGTCGATCATCATTGCTTTGCCGACGGCCTTCGCCGTTACGTTTGCGGCAGGTGTGGCGATGGAACGATTGGTGATCCGCCACCTTTATCACCGCCCGCTTGAGACGTTGTTGGCCACGTTTGGGATCGCGATTGTTCTGCAACAGTTGGCCAAGAACATTTTTGGGACGCAGGCCCGCCCGCTGACGTCACCCGACTGGCTGGCAGGTGCATGGGTGGTGAACGATGTGATCCAGATCAGCACGATCCGCATCGCGATTTTCGCACTGGCACTGCTGTTCCTTGGGCTGATACTTTATATTCTGAAACGTACACGGCTTGGGCTTGAGGTTCGTGCGGTTACGCAAAACCCCGGCATGGCGGCAAGCATGGGCATCAACCCCG from Octadecabacter antarcticus 307 includes the following:
- a CDS encoding Crp/Fnr family transcriptional regulator, encoding MKKAKRPSTYGRLDESLLNAVPPFSKLDPKQIRTILDLASSRRYAAGVSVFEEGHDADRFYLLLDGYIRVVRITADGEQVIVLHIPSGQLFGIAKALGRNTYPATAIAATDSIALSWPTRLWEGFIAQYDGFATETYQTLGTRIAEMNNRIVEMATQQVEQRIACALLRLINQTGRKVDLGIEIDFPITRQDISEMTGTTLHTVSRMMSAWGKQGFIESGRKRIIVRDHHQIVVLSGGKV
- a CDS encoding tRNA (cytidine(34)-2'-O)-methyltransferase, which gives rise to MSDPRMKLVLVTPEIPYNTGAIGRTCVALELELILIKPYGFSLDEKAVRRAGQDYWKHVQLCEYDTWQGFMDDRNPPRDSLYFFEEHGAQSVYAPDYQHDAYLVFGCESKGLPATVLNGMDDRVFHLPMRNPLVRSLNLANVATAVIYQAMRTQLGG
- the urtA gene encoding urea ABC transporter substrate-binding protein; this encodes MGDVSLKLSKNLLSTLSVTTLIAAGSGAVAQDCTIKVGVLHSLSGTMAISETTLADTMQMLVEGQNEAGGLLGCNLEAVVVDPASDWPLFAEKTRELLTVEEVDVIFGAWTSVSRKSALPVLEELNGLMFYPVQYEGEESSRNVFYTGAAPNQQAIPAVDYFLEELGVEQFALLGTDYVYPRTTNNILESYLIEKGIAPENIFVNYTPFGQSDWATIVSDVVALGAGGNQVGVISTINGDANVGFYKELAAAGVSADDIPVVAFSVGEEELSGFDTSELVGHLAAWNYFMSADTEANAAFIAQWQAYTGDDTRVTNDPMEAHYIGFNMWINAATEAGSVDVDAVRAAMYGQEFPNLTGGTAVMLPNHHLSKPVLIGEITADGQFDIISQTAEVEGDAWTDFLPDSAVLISDWKDLGCGMYNTETETCIQLTSNY
- the nirK gene encoding copper-containing nitrite reductase, which codes for MNKQFDPGLTQTSRRNVLRGTVLAGAAAMTGAAAMAMPRRAAVPNAQPPVARFLQAEVQAQVEAAPVDLSGYTRVKQDLVAPPFAPVHEQVATGGPKLIEINLETTERLMVVDEDTGASIWALTYNGSVPGPLIICHEGDMIELTLRNPVGSMMEHNIDFHASTGALGGGGLTHVFPGEETVLRWKATKPGCFTYHCAPGGAMIAYHVCHGMNGAVMVLPRDGLKDVDGNPLPYDSIAYIGEQDYYLPMDEFGDYKTYEAAGEDYADSLDAMRRLTPTHSVFNGAVGALTGENALTATVGDTVLMIHNQSNRDSRPHLIGGHGDYVWETSFSTPPLTGVETWFVRGGTAMASMYTFKQPGVYAYVNHNLIEAVLLGATAHFVVEGEWDNALMEQVVAPHSFEA
- a CDS encoding DUF1858 domain-containing protein is translated as MKRDRMDDPDLPLEALMTQWPDTIPVFVRHKMLCVGCQVSPFHTVIDACAEYGLDVDVFYAELASSVRPFHRTEQRSGGDRAR
- the urtB gene encoding urea ABC transporter permease subunit UrtB, with product MLVCLCLFFGAPVAHAQLLQSVLKDNADAVANPSRSTVDAVISALADAAADGVPTFLEDWRDKAIWMRIDDGVFFRAVQDGDGLTLTDLDSAAQTAVADDDGFDQIRPNAGVRRVINAALVQFQLSDADVTRRIAALDAISRDPAADQLVPLRVSIPDEPDALILARKIQLERQLAARFDADASVRIAAIADLSGDLSVEVRGVISQILTARQFVGRSIPEGTNVAQILSIGDDLDEAEAYQLLVAADLAPATVTPDDIVATLTAQIESGMVAGVDVSTLGTDAARIAAYSTLVVSGDAAPFILPEDRASALEAHTFYRAYSEVNGDITAAAEDAEAAISTQLGVGKTLDLTLDALSLASIYFLAAIGLAITFGVMGVINMAHGEFIMMGAYTGFVVQQIVPDYTLSIIIALPTAFAVTFAAGVAMERLVIRHLYHRPLETLLATFGIAIVLQQLAKNIFGTQARPLTSPDWLAGAWVVNDVIQISTIRIAIFALALLFLGLILYILKRTRLGLEVRAVTQNPGMAASMGINPDRINMLTFGLGSGIAGIAGVAIGLYAKVTSEMGADYIVQSFMTVVVGGVGNVWGTLAGASLIGFTQKGIEFFNPSNTLAAQTYMILFVILFIQFRPKGIVALKGRAASD
- a CDS encoding formylglycine-generating enzyme family protein; the protein is MTFAIADKASRDHVFPSWLAVLLAVAVLIGVALHAHGPDFVVQHVMAQSPVVLPDGTSLYVQKYEVTVAEWNVCHVAGICTLALRAAGNRSEATTPATGLSFDDVAQYVRWINTATGRNYRLPTLLEWEFMAAEVLPPTPDPVFTDPDLTWASSYLLEPQTNRALRTQGTFDTTSQGIVDLNGSVWEWTMECYAGAAGGQSSPDRCPAFYVGGEHIAVMSFLIRDPARGGCAVGTPPAHLGMQLVSDRAF